One window of Brevibacterium pigmentatum genomic DNA carries:
- a CDS encoding restriction endonuclease, translating into MRSSTTKSEFKFDASQPYQLDAINSVVDLFDGQPKDAEKLETTLRGQVAAVDSNDITTFDLDLTQEVGAVGNRLVLDRETILANLRRVQDKNGLEVAAKLFDQSALNFDIEMETGTGKTYVYLRTIFELATRYSFTKFVILVPSVAIREGVNTSIRLMRSHFEELYKKRGITFDSSVYSGKAADEVRGFATSTNVQIMVMTIDSIRGNANTRIMHQARNQLGGLRPVDYLKATHPVVIMDEPQNMESLLSQSALSELDPVFTLRYSATHKKLRNVVYRLDPVDAHDLGLVKQIVVADVQQQGADATPYIKLVEVKNDKGWVARLELSCRKADGTLERRVVNVKQNQELSDPRLSDNASYDGWRVNEMSIEPAYVDLTLHGYMYQGESIGGSSGAVYKEMIRETIKEHLRKATQLRARGIKVLSLFFIDKVESFLGDGSNNNDANGQFVKWFDELYLEERSKSSQWQELLPQDPAALRRGYFSVLKGKKGAADKFHDTSGTTKADDDAYELIMQDKERLLDANEPTQFVFSHSALREGWDNPNVFQICTLREMGAETERRQTLGRGLRLPVARSEGGYERVADRGIATLTVVANESYTQFADALQKEYKDAGVEIGRVRKAEFSKIPLQNPDGSLTDERLGYTTSVSIWEHLLAQRFIDKDGVVQPKFQPNTVGFSLNMPADFVWTEPFVIELISRANIGKYIKNKRKRYPRTLNKELFANPEFEIFWETISRRTTYRVELERDKIIENSVKAIKEAPNIDPLRIQVTRAGVKVLRGGTKGQELGSRQQELRGSYDLPDIIQELQEATSLTRKTIVDILVGSGRLDEFIANPNDFISMAKRLVQTELAKRVVDGVQYERIAGSVYELRELQKDGAEEKERFLDQMYKLENAEKSNFDYIVYDSDPERQFAELLDGREDIKFFMKLPDKFKIDTPVGPYNPDWAIVKHESGEEHVYMIRETKSTLDVSKLRPTELAKTIAAKRHFKAIGIDNYQLSAPDDWNLQ; encoded by the coding sequence ATGAGATCCAGCACAACGAAAAGCGAGTTCAAGTTCGACGCCAGCCAGCCCTACCAACTGGACGCGATCAACTCCGTCGTCGACCTGTTTGACGGTCAGCCAAAGGACGCCGAGAAACTTGAAACGACGCTTCGCGGCCAGGTAGCCGCTGTCGACTCAAACGACATCACGACGTTTGACCTCGATCTCACGCAGGAGGTCGGCGCAGTTGGCAACCGCCTTGTGCTCGACCGCGAAACGATACTCGCGAACCTGCGGCGGGTGCAGGACAAGAACGGCCTCGAGGTTGCTGCGAAGCTCTTTGATCAATCCGCGCTCAACTTCGACATCGAGATGGAAACGGGCACGGGCAAGACGTACGTATATCTCCGCACAATCTTCGAGCTGGCCACGCGGTATAGTTTCACCAAATTTGTCATTCTCGTCCCGAGTGTGGCGATCCGTGAGGGAGTGAACACTAGTATCCGGCTAATGCGTTCGCATTTTGAAGAGCTGTACAAGAAACGTGGCATTACGTTCGATTCGTCAGTTTACAGCGGTAAGGCTGCGGACGAGGTCCGCGGTTTCGCGACATCGACCAACGTACAGATCATGGTCATGACCATAGATTCCATCCGCGGCAACGCCAATACTCGAATCATGCACCAGGCACGTAACCAGCTAGGTGGTCTGCGGCCAGTGGACTATTTGAAAGCAACGCATCCCGTCGTCATCATGGACGAGCCGCAGAATATGGAGTCCCTCCTCTCTCAGTCCGCATTGAGTGAACTCGATCCGGTGTTCACGTTGCGTTACAGCGCGACGCACAAGAAGCTCCGCAACGTCGTCTATCGACTCGATCCCGTCGACGCGCACGACCTCGGGCTGGTGAAACAGATCGTGGTGGCCGATGTGCAGCAACAGGGTGCGGACGCGACACCGTACATCAAGCTGGTTGAGGTCAAAAATGACAAGGGGTGGGTTGCCCGGCTGGAACTATCCTGCCGCAAGGCGGACGGTACGCTTGAGCGCCGCGTGGTAAACGTCAAGCAGAACCAGGAGCTGTCAGATCCCCGTCTGTCCGACAACGCGAGTTACGACGGCTGGCGCGTCAACGAGATGAGCATAGAACCCGCTTACGTCGACCTCACACTCCATGGCTACATGTACCAGGGCGAGAGCATCGGCGGCTCCTCGGGGGCGGTCTACAAGGAGATGATCCGAGAGACAATCAAGGAGCACCTCCGAAAGGCGACGCAGCTACGCGCCAGGGGTATAAAGGTGCTCAGTCTGTTCTTCATCGATAAAGTCGAGAGCTTCCTCGGTGATGGCTCGAATAACAACGATGCGAATGGTCAGTTCGTGAAGTGGTTCGACGAGCTGTATTTAGAGGAGCGCTCCAAGTCGTCGCAGTGGCAGGAACTGCTGCCACAGGATCCGGCCGCGCTGCGCCGCGGCTATTTCTCTGTCCTCAAAGGCAAAAAAGGAGCAGCCGACAAGTTCCACGACACGTCCGGCACCACCAAGGCTGACGATGACGCCTATGAGCTGATTATGCAGGACAAGGAGCGTCTACTTGACGCGAACGAACCGACACAGTTCGTCTTCAGCCACTCTGCCTTACGAGAGGGCTGGGACAACCCGAACGTCTTCCAGATCTGTACCCTGCGCGAAATGGGCGCCGAGACAGAACGCCGCCAGACACTCGGTCGTGGCTTGCGCCTGCCAGTCGCGAGGAGCGAAGGCGGCTACGAGCGTGTAGCGGATCGTGGCATAGCTACGCTGACTGTGGTCGCGAACGAGTCGTACACGCAGTTCGCCGACGCGCTCCAGAAAGAGTACAAGGACGCAGGCGTCGAGATCGGCCGCGTACGCAAGGCGGAGTTCTCAAAGATCCCACTACAAAACCCCGATGGGTCGCTCACCGATGAGAGGCTCGGTTACACAACATCTGTGTCAATCTGGGAGCATCTGCTCGCTCAAAGATTCATCGACAAGGACGGCGTTGTGCAACCGAAGTTCCAACCGAACACGGTTGGCTTCAGCCTCAATATGCCCGCCGATTTCGTTTGGACAGAGCCCTTTGTAATCGAATTGATAAGTCGCGCCAACATCGGCAAGTACATCAAAAACAAAAGAAAACGCTACCCTAGGACGCTTAACAAGGAACTGTTCGCTAATCCGGAATTCGAGATTTTCTGGGAGACTATCAGCCGACGCACTACGTACCGCGTCGAGTTGGAACGCGACAAGATCATTGAGAACTCGGTTAAGGCGATCAAGGAAGCACCGAATATCGATCCACTGCGAATCCAGGTCACACGCGCGGGAGTGAAGGTGCTTCGCGGTGGCACGAAGGGCCAGGAGCTTGGCTCGCGCCAGCAGGAGCTTCGCGGTAGCTACGATCTTCCGGACATTATCCAAGAGCTGCAGGAAGCCACTTCCCTGACCCGAAAGACAATCGTCGACATCCTCGTCGGCAGTGGCCGACTGGACGAGTTCATTGCAAATCCCAACGACTTCATCAGCATGGCAAAGCGCCTCGTTCAGACCGAGCTCGCCAAACGCGTCGTTGACGGTGTGCAGTATGAGAGGATCGCAGGCTCTGTCTATGAGCTGCGTGAACTCCAAAAGGATGGTGCGGAAGAAAAGGAACGTTTTCTTGACCAGATGTACAAACTCGAAAACGCAGAGAAGTCGAACTTCGACTACATCGTGTACGACTCCGATCCCGAACGGCAGTTTGCCGAACTACTCGACGGCCGCGAGGACATCAAGTTCTTTATGAAGCTGCCTGACAAGTTTAAGATCGACACTCCGGTCGGGCCATATAACCCAGACTGGGCAATCGTAAAACACGAGAGCGGCGAAGAGCATGTCTACATGATCCGAGAGACAAAAAGTACCCTTGATGTTTCAAAACTCAGACCTACAGAACTAGCAAAGACGATCGCAGCCAAACGACACTTCAAAGCCATTGGAATCGACAACTATCAGTTATCTGCCCCTGACGATTGGAACCTGCAGTGA
- a CDS encoding ATP-dependent nuclease has translation MRIHNVQIRNFRTLADVSINFDSVTTFIGPNGSGKSTVLHALDWFFNGKPGDMSEEDCSFGATDRDIEVQVTFSDLTQLDRAELGKYAPDSVETFTAWKRRTPTGDETLSANAKGFPEFNEIKKATTAKLKKELYSHLRNERKDLDLPLANTATSIDQAITTWESEHNDQLSNLPEELQTNFFGFNSGGKMSGLFDFVLVTADLRASEESLDAKASILGRILERTIDRSAADDEIAQIIDESRKKQQAVYNAKFNSELLELTQHLNDTVAKYSPGREINVNPSEIELKSPKTTFDVTVKDGDTSTAVERQGHGFQRTMLISALQVLAESGTASEQGVICLAIEEPELYQHPIQAQGFAKVLRALAEDSENNIQVTYATHSPYFVEARHFDQVRRLTRTAEEHPRVTIHHSTVANIRNTLDGFMKPEAVDRQIDSILANQLSLALFSQRVLLVEGTTELAVFYGIGDREAVAFLEAAGVSIVATGGKTNIPVLHSILSALGIPTYTLFDGDGGFETRARAKGKSDEKIASERNNHVAANKTLLKYFDLQVTDFPPAQIHDRVAVFDDHLESYMAAYWPDWVTSCEAVEAEMGISLSKNQSAYRLATLNAKGPIPEMLKAIIEHAKSIEFIR, from the coding sequence GTGAGAATACATAATGTCCAAATTCGAAACTTTCGCACCCTTGCCGATGTCTCAATAAATTTTGATTCGGTAACCACTTTCATAGGTCCTAACGGCAGCGGAAAGTCGACAGTCCTTCACGCTCTCGACTGGTTTTTCAATGGAAAGCCTGGCGACATGAGTGAAGAAGACTGTTCTTTCGGAGCGACAGACAGGGATATCGAGGTCCAAGTTACATTCTCTGACCTAACACAACTAGACCGCGCCGAACTCGGAAAGTACGCACCAGATTCAGTTGAGACCTTCACTGCATGGAAGAGACGAACGCCAACGGGAGACGAAACACTTTCGGCTAACGCAAAAGGATTCCCAGAATTCAATGAAATAAAGAAGGCCACTACGGCAAAATTAAAAAAGGAGCTTTACTCCCACCTCAGGAACGAGCGGAAAGACTTGGACTTGCCGCTAGCCAACACTGCCACCTCAATCGACCAGGCTATAACAACTTGGGAATCCGAACATAATGATCAACTTTCCAACTTGCCCGAAGAACTTCAGACAAACTTTTTTGGCTTCAACAGTGGCGGAAAAATGAGTGGGCTTTTCGACTTTGTCCTTGTCACCGCCGATCTTCGGGCTAGCGAAGAATCACTCGACGCGAAAGCCAGCATACTCGGACGCATTCTGGAACGTACAATCGATCGTTCTGCTGCCGATGATGAGATTGCACAAATCATAGATGAGAGCCGCAAAAAGCAACAAGCAGTTTATAACGCTAAGTTCAATTCAGAACTTCTGGAATTAACGCAGCATTTGAATGACACCGTCGCGAAATACTCGCCGGGCAGGGAGATAAACGTCAACCCTTCCGAAATCGAACTCAAATCACCCAAGACTACTTTTGACGTGACGGTGAAGGACGGCGATACGTCTACGGCTGTCGAACGTCAGGGACATGGGTTCCAACGAACAATGCTGATATCGGCCCTTCAAGTTCTTGCAGAATCTGGAACCGCATCAGAACAAGGTGTCATTTGCCTAGCAATTGAAGAGCCCGAATTGTACCAGCACCCCATTCAGGCGCAAGGATTTGCAAAAGTATTGCGTGCATTGGCTGAAGATTCTGAGAACAATATCCAGGTTACCTACGCGACTCACAGCCCTTACTTTGTTGAGGCTCGACACTTCGATCAGGTTCGCCGGCTAACGCGAACTGCAGAAGAACACCCACGCGTAACCATTCACCATTCTACCGTCGCGAATATCAGAAACACACTGGATGGTTTCATGAAGCCCGAGGCAGTGGATCGACAAATAGATTCCATCCTAGCCAACCAATTGTCCCTAGCGCTCTTTTCGCAACGCGTACTTCTCGTAGAAGGCACTACCGAACTTGCCGTCTTTTACGGCATCGGAGATCGTGAAGCCGTAGCTTTTCTCGAAGCAGCCGGAGTATCCATTGTGGCGACTGGCGGGAAGACGAACATTCCAGTCCTCCACTCGATACTCAGCGCACTGGGCATCCCAACCTACACGCTATTCGATGGCGACGGAGGCTTCGAAACACGCGCTCGCGCCAAAGGCAAGAGTGATGAGAAAATTGCCAGTGAACGAAATAACCACGTAGCCGCAAATAAAACGCTACTGAAATATTTCGATCTTCAAGTCACCGATTTTCCACCTGCTCAGATCCATGACCGCGTAGCAGTATTTGACGATCATCTAGAATCGTATATGGCCGCCTATTGGCCCGATTGGGTCACTTCTTGCGAAGCAGTCGAGGCCGAAATGGGTATATCACTCTCAAAAAATCAATCCGCTTACCGACTGGCCACGTTAAATGCCAAAGGCCCTATACCCGAGATGTTAAAAGCCATTATCGAGCACGCTAAATCGATCGAATTCATTAGATGA
- a CDS encoding UvrD-helicase domain-containing protein, with amino-acid sequence MSVHVITASAGSGKTYRLTEVLSERLSQTTDDGQPVLRASEVIATTFTVRAAADLVEKTQKRLLDDGNITAAEEISTALIGTINSMSGRLVTEYAIDAGFSPELRVLDEQEQAIVFTTAVDAVVAEAEATHRDLLVRTGHNGSPGDTNAFGHGPVVWSDLVRSVAEAARANHLGEAALRASARASAELFLSALPAAGGDGRQKWCDRLAGDIEQLRDALRVFQNGEEPPSEGPKVTKTNEGNVEGSIVTLDRFLRGLENGAEEAAPFARVPWSTWAKVAERKYTAVPGGKAPGAVPKQVLDESSARLVSEELLANSAFHSDIEALITLVIDTAIASLSAYEEHKNTLGVMDFVDQEVRALDLLRTNERVRTSIASRYRLLAVDEFQDSSPIQLAIFMELADLVDEVIWVGDRKQAIYGFRGADPELMNDVFSALIDGKTELGKATSENLGASWRSTEPALDLSNTLFSSVFADQKESEVVLSIPPQREHLRHIGSRELWVPTTTAGGTRSADTRMGKAIAAGVEDFLQRSPQLPDGDVKQGDIAVLVRTNSQVSRVVSELRERGIRAVGSTSDLLSTREGQFVAAGLAAVVDRDDAVALAELVTLMPDHGSHDTWFEDAARIVDKKERRDQPRTWWDDPALAALSELALNAAHHSPVDLLLSIIDALDLPQRIKAWTTPENRLATLDSLCQIAGEYADASEQTRSPVTPAGLLDYLTEAAGSYEQTTAHDAVLVTTMHQSKGLQWPVVIVGVPVAKDYGHREITVEKAPVFDARHPLANRALRFLPRVLKDYDPLKVRLSRLDAVSRAGQAEKEETARLLYVALTRAETHSIVAFGDPTGTDNVLTSSVAEGLLEWEKPTGADQSAIAVDEHGVLRVADRRSNGRDALTEMPIRISALPIDIEDCPTADSTGLPRSFFAHTDIPIRGSISVEPHLPARFTASSVPSIGVEAEVGILAKLGEPLVDKGGKDWDRVGDAVHAYLGLPLSTLTDELKRTAAERILSRWDADGVLNADVLIEVGKRWTEWVETRYPGAEVVTESPIAWRNDDAQVMEGWIDSRILLPNRDHILVDHKSYPGTDPVGHIREKYLGQMAVYRKALQTTGGNAPAQVLLHLPLLGAIAEVQFLAVQTTKM; translated from the coding sequence ATGAGCGTTCACGTCATCACCGCCTCGGCAGGATCAGGCAAAACGTACCGACTGACGGAAGTGCTCTCCGAACGACTGTCGCAGACAACAGACGACGGCCAACCCGTCCTGCGCGCCAGCGAAGTCATCGCCACCACGTTCACCGTCCGCGCCGCGGCCGACCTCGTCGAAAAGACGCAGAAGCGACTCCTCGATGACGGGAACATCACCGCCGCCGAGGAGATCAGCACCGCACTCATCGGCACCATCAACTCGATGTCCGGCCGCCTCGTCACTGAATACGCCATCGACGCTGGATTCTCACCAGAACTGCGTGTACTCGACGAACAGGAACAGGCGATCGTCTTCACCACAGCCGTCGACGCGGTTGTTGCCGAAGCTGAAGCCACTCACCGCGATCTGCTCGTCCGCACCGGTCATAACGGCAGCCCCGGTGATACGAACGCGTTCGGCCACGGACCCGTCGTCTGGTCCGACCTTGTCAGATCCGTCGCCGAGGCGGCCCGGGCGAACCACCTCGGCGAGGCCGCACTGCGAGCATCGGCACGCGCTTCGGCGGAGCTCTTCCTCTCAGCTCTTCCTGCCGCTGGGGGAGACGGACGGCAGAAGTGGTGTGACAGGTTGGCCGGCGACATCGAGCAGCTGCGCGACGCACTGCGAGTCTTCCAGAACGGCGAGGAACCTCCGTCTGAGGGGCCGAAGGTGACGAAGACCAACGAAGGCAACGTAGAAGGCAGCATCGTCACCCTTGACCGCTTCCTCCGTGGACTCGAGAACGGCGCCGAGGAGGCTGCTCCGTTCGCGCGAGTCCCGTGGTCGACATGGGCGAAGGTGGCAGAGCGGAAGTACACGGCCGTGCCAGGTGGGAAGGCGCCCGGAGCAGTGCCCAAACAGGTTCTCGATGAGTCGAGCGCTCGCCTCGTGTCTGAGGAACTCCTCGCCAACAGTGCCTTCCACTCTGACATCGAGGCACTGATCACCCTCGTCATTGACACAGCGATCGCGTCACTGTCGGCGTATGAGGAACACAAGAACACCCTCGGGGTCATGGATTTCGTCGACCAGGAGGTTCGCGCCCTTGACCTGCTGCGCACGAACGAACGAGTGAGGACATCGATCGCTTCTCGTTACCGCCTGCTCGCCGTCGATGAGTTCCAAGACTCGTCTCCCATCCAGTTGGCGATCTTCATGGAACTCGCCGACCTCGTCGACGAAGTCATCTGGGTGGGCGATCGCAAACAGGCCATCTACGGATTCCGCGGAGCCGACCCTGAGCTGATGAACGATGTCTTTTCGGCACTCATCGATGGAAAGACAGAACTGGGCAAGGCCACTTCGGAGAACCTCGGCGCGTCCTGGCGCTCGACCGAACCGGCTCTCGATCTGTCGAATACTCTCTTCAGCTCGGTCTTCGCCGACCAGAAGGAAAGCGAGGTGGTGCTGAGCATCCCGCCGCAGCGTGAACACCTGCGCCACATTGGCAGCCGCGAACTCTGGGTACCGACCACGACAGCTGGCGGAACTCGATCCGCGGACACGCGGATGGGTAAAGCCATTGCCGCGGGAGTCGAAGATTTCTTGCAGCGCTCGCCTCAGTTGCCCGACGGCGACGTCAAACAGGGCGATATCGCTGTCCTCGTTCGCACGAACTCTCAGGTCTCCCGGGTCGTCTCTGAACTTCGCGAACGCGGCATCCGCGCAGTAGGGTCGACCAGCGATCTGCTTTCAACCAGGGAAGGACAGTTCGTTGCCGCCGGTTTGGCCGCGGTCGTCGACCGGGACGACGCGGTGGCGCTCGCCGAACTCGTCACTCTCATGCCCGACCATGGCAGCCACGACACATGGTTCGAAGATGCGGCACGGATCGTCGACAAGAAAGAACGGCGTGACCAGCCTCGGACGTGGTGGGATGATCCCGCGCTGGCCGCCCTGTCGGAACTGGCGCTCAATGCCGCTCATCACTCACCGGTTGACCTGCTGCTGAGCATCATCGATGCCCTCGACCTGCCGCAGCGGATCAAAGCGTGGACAACACCGGAGAACCGTCTGGCAACGCTTGATTCCCTGTGCCAGATCGCCGGTGAATATGCGGACGCTTCGGAACAGACGCGTTCGCCGGTCACTCCAGCAGGCCTGCTCGATTACCTCACCGAGGCGGCCGGATCCTATGAACAGACGACAGCTCACGATGCCGTGCTCGTGACGACCATGCACCAGTCGAAAGGTCTGCAGTGGCCGGTCGTCATCGTCGGTGTTCCCGTGGCCAAAGACTATGGGCACCGGGAGATCACCGTGGAGAAGGCTCCGGTTTTCGACGCGCGTCATCCCTTGGCGAATCGTGCTCTGCGGTTCCTGCCTCGTGTGCTCAAGGACTATGACCCATTAAAGGTCCGATTGAGCCGTCTGGATGCGGTCAGTCGCGCAGGGCAAGCAGAGAAGGAAGAGACCGCACGGTTGCTCTATGTCGCGCTCACCCGGGCCGAGACTCACAGCATCGTGGCGTTCGGAGACCCCACGGGCACGGATAATGTCCTCACCAGTTCTGTGGCGGAAGGCCTGCTCGAATGGGAGAAGCCGACGGGCGCCGACCAATCAGCGATTGCCGTCGACGAGCACGGAGTCCTGCGCGTCGCCGACCGGCGAAGCAACGGACGCGATGCTTTGACGGAGATGCCGATTCGTATCAGTGCCCTGCCGATCGACATCGAAGACTGCCCCACGGCTGATTCGACTGGTTTGCCGCGGTCGTTCTTCGCCCACACGGACATTCCTATCCGAGGTTCGATTTCGGTTGAGCCTCACCTGCCGGCACGGTTCACCGCGAGCAGCGTGCCTTCAATCGGTGTCGAGGCCGAAGTGGGGATCCTTGCCAAGTTGGGGGAGCCGTTGGTGGACAAGGGCGGAAAAGACTGGGATCGCGTCGGCGACGCTGTCCACGCCTACCTGGGGTTGCCTCTTTCCACACTGACCGATGAACTGAAGCGGACAGCGGCCGAGCGGATCCTCTCGCGCTGGGATGCCGACGGTGTGCTGAATGCGGACGTGCTCATCGAAGTCGGTAAACGGTGGACCGAATGGGTGGAGACGAGGTACCCCGGCGCCGAGGTGGTCACAGAGTCCCCAATAGCCTGGCGCAACGATGACGCACAGGTGATGGAAGGCTGGATCGACTCCCGCATTCTTCTACCGAATCGGGACCATATCCTTGTCGACCATAAGTCGTATCCGGGAACCGACCCAGTTGGTCATATCCGGGAGAAGTACCTCGGCCAGATGGCCGTCTACCGTAAGGCATTGCAGACGACCGGTGGAAACGCCCCAGCACAGGTACTCCTCCACCTCCCACTCTTGGGCGCTATCGCCGAAGTTCAATTTCTGGCGGTGCAGACGACGAAGATGTGA
- a CDS encoding PD-(D/E)XK nuclease family protein — protein MRIVFGWNLDRAPWSTDTTGTIVVTGPLGLLGILQTRLGTTRPTIDRPIRIAQYRSLLAQADHPWYRRSFANDPWNTAHHLLELRDDAIEAGWKPANDGQDYSAHPRLDALATVESLVVIGPPHDTAATLAPGRADDVRESLELLRLYGASWPLGIDSIELRDKRDTLPQVWQDILGAVEAAGVTVTESAAPTETPQLTIVRGPDTWSTAEAAARYLANVNDRERTCIIAGDATAVLDQQLARRQAPTLGIADSNPANPSAQILPVFLGAVLPPTDIRRVAEFLHLSFGTNDATSPATSLVPQGVSSVLLQALTQEPGISSDPESAWMHALDQLKSRTAENADTATRAWETEQALDGFLRTRPPAADSDELDLASLNPALDWLATRLRRLNGNRIADTAQDDTTALIAEAATHLASFRAAISRLGTNTIRVRELFDIAESSAPTATRVDAHAQAADWTVVTSPAEVPEGTDTVIWWCSQRSATSANETWDPAEIDALAQSGVRISTSTEKERLRQAAELDGLRAAVNLICFCPETSRGEPVALHPVLSRLAEDISAADREHFPNASVDAVLSDPTVARTVADLITDETWQLDDVAIPTSIVSLEQFTAPNRVSRVLEGDFRHLLPETLSFSQIDQLLSDPLGWTLERGLGLRRGFTFDIPTDNRMIGNLAHAVVEDLVQARNDSDTSATTPADIAKAFDRLVPRFASELLLPGQLARKNTIRSTATASLVHLFTTLRNRGITIVGAETGFDHDWVLTVAGEAMTVQLRGQRDLEGAFSDGRPAIIDLKWANYEKRYRTMIDDGEAVQLSIYSHTSDSPTGANPLTAYFMLKQGRFISTDSGLDENFNAGTADSFDDDGNGLGGDPAGLWPMIQASIEHTLSAIATGRFNSLSADVHAEFGVNPHTKSTQVDKALKTIKADELEEGRLFVAKNQSYSNFNLIYGIAGDHS, from the coding sequence ATGCGCATCGTCTTCGGATGGAACCTCGATCGGGCACCGTGGTCGACTGACACAACGGGAACGATCGTTGTCACCGGCCCGCTAGGTCTGCTCGGCATCCTCCAGACTCGATTGGGCACGACCCGACCCACCATCGACCGCCCCATTCGCATCGCTCAATACCGGTCGTTGCTGGCACAAGCTGACCATCCTTGGTATCGCCGGTCGTTCGCTAACGACCCCTGGAACACCGCCCACCATCTGCTCGAGCTGCGCGACGACGCGATCGAGGCTGGTTGGAAACCGGCCAATGACGGCCAGGATTACTCCGCACACCCTCGACTCGACGCCTTGGCTACAGTCGAAAGTCTCGTCGTGATCGGTCCGCCACATGACACCGCCGCAACGCTTGCGCCCGGTCGTGCAGACGACGTGCGCGAATCTCTCGAGTTGCTCCGGCTATACGGAGCTAGTTGGCCGCTCGGAATCGATTCGATCGAACTGCGTGACAAGAGGGATACTCTCCCGCAGGTGTGGCAGGACATCCTCGGCGCGGTAGAAGCTGCAGGCGTGACCGTCACGGAGTCCGCAGCACCAACGGAAACGCCGCAACTCACCATCGTGCGCGGCCCCGATACCTGGTCCACCGCCGAGGCGGCCGCCCGGTACCTCGCAAATGTGAACGACCGAGAGCGCACCTGCATCATCGCCGGCGATGCCACCGCTGTCCTCGACCAACAGCTGGCACGACGACAGGCGCCGACGCTCGGAATCGCCGACTCCAACCCAGCAAATCCGTCCGCCCAGATACTCCCTGTCTTCCTCGGCGCTGTCTTGCCCCCGACCGATATCCGTCGAGTCGCCGAGTTCCTGCATCTCTCCTTCGGCACAAACGACGCAACTTCCCCCGCCACGTCGCTCGTTCCGCAGGGAGTGTCGTCGGTGCTCCTGCAAGCCCTCACCCAAGAACCGGGTATCTCCAGCGACCCTGAGTCCGCGTGGATGCACGCTCTCGACCAATTGAAATCCCGAACAGCCGAGAACGCCGACACCGCCACCCGAGCCTGGGAGACCGAGCAAGCACTAGACGGTTTCCTGCGCACCAGGCCGCCCGCGGCCGATTCAGACGAGCTCGACCTCGCCTCCCTCAACCCCGCATTGGACTGGTTGGCTACACGCCTGCGCAGACTGAACGGCAACCGCATCGCTGACACAGCACAGGACGACACCACCGCATTGATCGCCGAGGCGGCCACCCACCTCGCGTCCTTCCGCGCCGCCATCTCCCGGCTCGGTACGAACACCATCCGAGTCCGCGAGCTCTTCGACATCGCAGAATCCAGTGCACCGACTGCAACCCGAGTCGACGCCCACGCCCAAGCCGCCGACTGGACGGTCGTCACCAGCCCCGCAGAAGTCCCGGAAGGCACCGACACCGTCATCTGGTGGTGTTCACAGCGCTCAGCCACCTCGGCGAACGAGACCTGGGACCCAGCCGAAATCGACGCACTGGCGCAATCAGGAGTCCGGATCTCCACCTCGACAGAGAAAGAACGACTGAGACAAGCCGCCGAACTCGACGGTCTCCGCGCCGCTGTGAACCTCATCTGCTTCTGCCCCGAGACCAGCCGAGGCGAACCCGTGGCCCTCCACCCCGTACTTTCACGACTGGCAGAAGACATCTCAGCTGCAGACCGCGAGCACTTTCCAAACGCATCCGTCGACGCAGTGCTTTCCGACCCGACGGTCGCTCGGACCGTCGCGGATCTCATCACAGACGAGACATGGCAACTGGATGACGTGGCCATTCCGACGTCGATCGTCAGCCTCGAACAGTTCACTGCCCCGAACAGAGTCTCGCGCGTCCTCGAAGGCGACTTCCGCCACCTCTTGCCGGAGACGCTGTCCTTCAGCCAGATCGACCAGTTGCTCTCCGACCCGTTGGGCTGGACGCTCGAACGCGGCCTCGGCCTGCGTCGCGGGTTCACTTTCGACATCCCCACAGACAACCGCATGATCGGCAATTTGGCTCACGCCGTGGTCGAAGACCTTGTGCAGGCCAGGAACGACAGCGACACCTCGGCGACCACACCCGCCGACATCGCGAAGGCCTTCGACCGGCTCGTCCCACGGTTCGCTTCCGAGCTGCTCCTGCCGGGGCAGCTGGCACGTAAAAACACGATCAGGTCCACCGCAACCGCATCGTTGGTTCATCTGTTCACCACGCTCAGAAACCGCGGCATCACGATCGTCGGCGCCGAAACCGGCTTCGACCACGACTGGGTACTGACCGTCGCCGGCGAAGCAATGACCGTTCAGCTGAGAGGACAGCGCGATCTTGAAGGCGCGTTCAGCGACGGCCGACCGGCAATCATCGACCTCAAATGGGCGAACTACGAGAAGCGCTATCGAACGATGATCGATGACGGTGAAGCCGTCCAGCTGAGCATCTACTCACACACCAGCGACTCGCCGACGGGTGCCAACCCACTCACCGCGTACTTCATGCTCAAACAAGGACGATTCATCTCGACCGACTCCGGCCTCGACGAGAACTTTAATGCCGGAACAGCCGACAGCTTCGATGATGACGGCAACGGACTCGGTGGCGATCCCGCAGGACTATGGCCGATGATCCAAGCCTCAATCGAACACACACTGTCCGCCATCGCCACCGGCCGCTTCAACTCACTGAGCGCAGACGTCCACGCCGAATTCGGCGTCAACCCCCACACCAAGAGCACACAGGTGGACAAAGCGCTCAAGACCATCAAAGCGGATGAGCTGGAAGAAGGCCGTCTCTTTGTGGCCAAGAACCAGTCCTACAGCAACTTCAACCTCATCTACGGCATCGCGGGGGACCACTCATGA